The following coding sequences lie in one Vitis vinifera cultivar Pinot Noir 40024 chromosome 19, ASM3070453v1 genomic window:
- the LOC100262343 gene encoding transcription factor MYB97 has protein sequence MVANSSGAGVEDRPENGGSDAGGVALKKGPWTAAEDAILVEYVTKHGEGNWNAVQKNSGLARCGKSCRLRWANHLRPNLKKGSFSAEEERVILELHAKLGNKWARMAAQLPGRTDNEIKNYWNTRIKRRLRQGLPVYPQEVQNQSNTVNQPNFQNPPYPQSPCPPSQTLFSSSPQFKPAFSSSLSLFDPITTLSAHQTSPILTPPYQRYKRSGDTGPDFPLPFSQASLPSPLPSSSLPNQFSHISPLQLNPVTFCQNSLPILQTQFKFDQMVPPVLDFSINPELPSSQFSKKTHPYTADNMKINSSSSNCGLLDELIGQAQAMVCNDSSRRQASFGSQEEKHMLNDFELFLSGSSTNPPFVSGPQWADSTSLQPSTGEKPKQEPADDVNSMNEDLSDMLIFHPAPNIPEWYSDNGVSIKQSSSITEDDIGLDIPQLTSSSPVATTTDHGWTPGSSSWDNFSGIC, from the exons ATGGTGGCCAACAGCAGCGGTGCCGGAGTTGAAGACCGGCCGGAGAATGGTGGTAGCGACGCCGGCGGTGTGGCGTTGAAGAAGGGGCCATGGACGGCAGCGGAGGACGCTATATTGGTGGAGTACGTGACGAAGCACGGCGAGGGCAACTGGAACGCTGTTCAGAAGAATTCGGGGCTGGCTCGCTGTGGGAAGAGCTGCAGATTAAGGTGGGCGAACCATCTGAGGCCCAATCTGAAGAAGGGTTCCTTCTCTGCTGAGGAGGAGAGGGTGATTCTCGAGCTGCATGCCAAATTGGGCAACAAATGGGCTCGCATGGCCGCTCAG TTGCCCGGGCGAACAGACAACGAGATAAAAAACTACTGGAACACTAGAATTAAGAGGCGCCTTCGCCAAGGCCTGCCTGTCTACCCACAAGAAGTTCAAAATCAGAGCAATACCGTCAACCAGCCCAACTTCCAAAACCCCCCATACCCACAATCTCCCTGTCCTCCATCTCAAACTCTCTTCTCCTCATCGCCCCAATTCAAACCCGCCTTCAGTTCTTCTCTATCCCTCTTCGACCCAATCACTACTCTTTCAGCCCACCAAACTTCCCCAATTCTCACACCCCCTTATCAACGCTACAAGCGATCGGGTGACACTGGACCTGATTTCCCTCTTCCATTCTCACAGGCATCATTGCCATCTCCTCTTCCGAGTTCATCTCTGCCCAACCAATTCTCTCACATTTCCCCCCTCCAATTGAATCCAGTGACTTTCTGTCAGAATTCACTGCCAATTCTGCAAACCCAATTCAAATTTGACCAAATGGTCCCACCTGTCTTGGATTTTTCAATAAATCCAGAGCTCCCTTCAagccaattttccaaaaaaacacACCCGTATACTGCCGACAATATGAAGATCAACTCAAGTAGCAGCAATTGTGGGTTATTGGATGAGCTGATAGGTCAAGCTCAGGCAATGGTGTGCAATGACTCCTCCAGGAGGCAAGCTTCATTCGGTTCACAAGAAGAGAAGCATATGCTCAATGACTTTGAACTGTTTTTAAGTGGAAGCAGTACAAATCCTCCATTTGTATCTGGTCCTCAGTGGGCTGATTCAACCTCTCTTCAGCCCTCTACCG GAGAAAAACCAAAGCAAGAACCAGCAGATGATGTCAATTCCATGAATGAAGACTTATCTGATATGCTCATTTTTCATCCTGCACCAAACATCCCCGAGTGGTACAGTGACAATGGTGTCTCCATCAAGCAGTCTTCTAGCATAACAGAGGATGATATTGGGCTTGATATCCCACAACTAACTTCATCCAGTCCGGTTGCCACCACGACAGACCATGGCTGGACCCCTGGCTCCTCCTCTTGGGACAACTTCTCAGGAATTTGCTAA
- the LOC100267501 gene encoding uncharacterized protein LOC100267501, whose translation MVQIVKRKKKGRPSKSDLARRSTAEGAQPERDLRRSHRRRSVRYNIDYDDFVDDDDEDEEDERRREKKLKLVLKLPHSESAGESAPSGTRRDENESGVSASSSEYGNKPLKKRRIDGEDDDDDGDGDHDDDDDDEERGRKADSKGMDSVLGTPAEVSSGIPLPDKKSLELILDKLQKKDIYGVYAEPVDPEELPDYHDVIEHPMDFATVRKKLGNGSYRTFEEFESDVFLICTNAMQYNAPDTIYHKQARAIQELARKKFQKLRIDIGRSEKELKSERSEKELKSERSEKELKPERFEKELKSERSEKELKPERSEKDLKSEQKMRSNPLVKKQIKKPIFRTAQEPVGSDFSSGATLATMGDVQNGFNATQAGGCERPSNVDGLIIESNPSQIDNNLEKAEELFSGKGLLSKFGRKPFVVDENRRATYSISNQPIVGSETIFNTFEAEAKQLVAVGLHADHSYARSLARFAATLGPVAWKVASQRIEQALPVGSKFGRGWVGEFEPLPTPVLMLETRIQKEPFLVPKLQHNAVLRKDEKISKPPVPAKEHSVSGPTLEGKQSLFCPASAPTTERKQPLFGSAGTKSTPPVNTGNQQQNPLSRNFTQPEKKVLKQVELNCPPSASQNHADLVSEKQLLNGSEAATPRSMEAVSRSRNILQSLPFKLPDTNGVVAGGLTNGKPSSRIDGNKMIGSASDTVPSQLARVPTYLPHGAEQGLSDPVQLMRKLAEKAQKQQKSSNHSPVDSPPAMPSIPSPRSDSSNAAATAARAWMSIGAGGFKPVAENSITPKNHISADSLYNPTRELHPQVTRFRGEFPVSGGMHFQSEKNSFPLQAFVPQPVRIGEAQFQNRPVIFPQLVTADLSRFQMQSPWQGLNPNTQPRHRQETLPPDLNIGFQPSGSPVRQSSGVLVDSQQPDLALQL comes from the exons atggttCAGATcgtgaagaggaagaagaagggcCGGCCATCGAAGTCAGATCTCGCTCGCCGGAGCACCGCCGAGGGGGCGCAGCCCGAGCGTGACCTCCGCCGGAGCCACCGGCGCAGAAGTGTCAGATACAATATTGACTACGACGATTTCGTCGACGACGATGACGAGGACGAGGAGGATGAACGGCGGAGAGAGAAGAAGCTGAAGCTGGTGCTGAAGCTTCCACACAGTGAGAGCGCTGGCGAGTCGGCGCCGAGTGGAACCCGGAGGGACGAGAACGAGTCGGGCGTGTCCGCGTCGTCATCGGAGTACGGGAATAAGCCGCTGAAAAAGCGCAGAATCGACGGCGAAGACGATGATGACGACGGCGACGGCGATcacgatgatgatgatgatgatgag GAAAGAGGACGAAAGGCGGATTCAAAAGGGATGGACTCTGTTCTAg GTACGCCAGCAGAGGTTTCATCTGGGATTCCATTGCCTGATAAGAAGTCACTGGAGTTGATTCTTGACAAACTTCAGAA GAAAGATATATATGGTGTTTATGCAGAACCAGTGGATCCTGAAGAG ctgcctgattatcatGATGTGATTGAGCATCCAATGGACTTCGCGACAGTGAGGAAGAAACTTGGGAATGGGTCATATCGTACCTTTGAGGAATTTGAG AGTGACGTTTTTCTGATTTGCACCAATGCAATGCAATACAATGCCCCAGATACCATATACCATAAACAG GCACGCGCCATTCAAGAGCTGGCAAGAAAGAAATTCCAGAAGTTAAGAATTGACATTGGACGCTCTGAGAAAGAGCTCAAGTCAGAACGCTCCGAGAAAGAGCTCAAGTCAGAACGCTCTGAGAAAGAGCTCAAGCCGGAGCGCTTTGAGAAAGAGCTCAAGTCCGAACGCTCTGAGAAAGAGCTCAAGCCAGAACGATCTGAGAAAGATCTCAAATCAGAACAGAAAATGAGATCCAACCCCTTGGTGAAGAAGCAAATAAAGAAGCCGATTTTCCGGACTGCACAGGAACCTGTTGGCTCCGATTTCTCGTCAGGTGCCACTCTTGCCACAATGGGAGATGTCCAGAATGGTTTTAATGCAACCCAAGCTGGTGGTTGTGAAAGGCCAAGCAATGTTGATGGCCTTATAATAGAGAGTAATCCTTCCCAGATTGATAATAATCTAGAGAAGGCAGAAGAACTATTCTCAG GAAAGGGTCTCCTTTCTAAATTCGGGAGGAAGCCATTTGTGGTTGATGAGAACCGTCGTGCAACATATAGCATATCCAATCAACCAATTGTTGGATCTGAGACAATATTTAATACCTTTGAGGCTGAAGCCAAACAACTGGTTGCT GTTGGGCTTCATGCAGATCATTCTTATGCTAGGAGCCTAGCTCGTTTTGCTGCTACTCTTGGACCTGTTGCTTGGAAAGTTGCCTCCCAGAGGATTGAGCAGGCACTTCCTGTGGGGTCCAAATTTGGTCGTGGGTGGGTTGGAGAATTTGAGCCACTTCCGACCCCAGTTTTAATGCTTGAAACTCGCATACAAAAGGAACCTTTTTTGGTTCCAAAGTTGCAGCATAATGCTGTTTTGCGGAAGGATGAAAAAATTTCTAAACCCCCAGTTCCTGCCAAGGAGCATTCTGTTAGTGGGCCTACTTTAGAAGGGAAGCAATCTTTATTTTGTCCTGCTAGTGCACCTACTACAGAAAGGAAACAACCTTTGTTTGGTTCTGCTGGAACAAAATCCACTCCCCCTGTCAATACCGGTAATCAGCAGCAAAACCCACTATCCAGGAATTTTACCCAGCCTGAGAAAAAGGTTTTAAAGCAAGTTGAATTGAATTGCCCACCCTCAGCCAGTCAAAACCATGCAGATCTTGTTTCAGAAAAGCAGCTCCTGAATGGTTCAGAGGCTGCAACTCCCAGATCGATGGAGGCTGTGTCAAGAAGCAGGAATATTTTGCAGTCGCTACCCTTTAAGCTGCCAGATACTAATGGGGTTGTTGCAGGAGGATTGACCAATGGAAAACCCTCAAGTAGAATAGATGGTAATAAAATGATTGGTTCTGCCTCTGATACTGTTCCGAGTCAACTGGCTAGAGTGCCTACTTACCTTCCCCATGGAGCAGAGCAGGGTCTCAGTGACCCAGTTCAGTTGATGAGGAAATTAGCTGAAAAGGCTCAAAAGCAGCAAAAATCTTCAAATCATTCCCCAGTTGATAGTCCACCTGCTATGCCATCAATCCCATCCCCAAGAAGTGATTCAAGCAATGCTGCAGCTACTGCAGCACGGGCATGGATGTCCATAGGGGCTGGAGGGTTTAAACCAGTTGCAGAAAATTCAATTACACCCAAAAATCATATTTCTGCAGATTCCCTATACAATCCAACGAGGGAGCTCCACCCACAAGTTACACGATTTCGAGGTGAATTTCCTGTTTCTGGTGGGATGCATTTTCAGTCCGAGAAGAACAGTTTTCCACTTCAGGCCTTTGTTCCACAGCCTGTTCGAATAGGTGAAGCACAGTTCCAAAACAGACCAGTGATTTTCCCTCAATTAGTGACGGCTGACTTGTCTAGATTTCAGATGCAGTCGCCTTGGCAAGGTCTTAATCCAAATACCCAGCCAAGGCATAGACAGGAAACACTTCCTCCAGACTTGAATATTGGTTTCCAACCATCAGGGTCTCCAGTGAGACAGTCTTCAGGCGTTCTGGTTGATTCTCAGCAGCCTGACCTGGCTTTGCAACTCTAA